In Gemmatimonadota bacterium, the sequence GGGGCCCCGTCTCACCTCACGGGCCGCACGGGGGTGGCGTTCCCCGGCCGCAGATCACGCGCCTCCGTGCCAGCACGACTCCGGGACCCTGCATGCCGGCGGGCGGCTCCAAAGGCCGATGCTCCGGTGCGACGAGAAGGATCTCGCCGGGCTGGGTCGCAAGAGGACCCCTCGATCTGGCGGACCGTGCGCGCACTTCGACCCGACACGCATCGGCTGCCACGATCCCCTGCGAAACGAGCTCCAGCGCCCACCGGGCTCCGGCGGCCCACTCCGCGGCGAGGATCCGCACGCTGTCCGCGCCGGTCTGCCGGAGCGCCGACCTGACGTCATCCAGCGTCGCGTCATCGACGACGATGTCGACGCACCACAGATCGTGGGAGCGCCACGGCCATGCGCGCCGGACCGCGGAGCTGAGGCGTCGACTGACCACCAGCGTCCCCGGCGGCGGCTCCCCCGCGACGCCCCAGGGCCACCCCACGGCCACCCGACCCATCTGGATCCCCACCTGTTCGACGAGGTGAGGCCCATCCGCGTCGCCTCCGGTCAGGACGAAGAGGGGCGCCTGCGCGGCCACGTCCGGGGAACGACGTCCGGTGAGGAGCAGCGCCGGGTGGAGCGGGGACGGGATCCGAGGCCGCTCCAGCACGACGGTGCCCACCCTCCGCCGAAGCCGGACCAGGCCCTCGGCCTCGAGGTCGAGGTACGCCCGCCGGACCGTGTGGAAGTGGACACAGGCCACCGAAGCCAGGAGACGGATCGGCGGGAGGGGCGCGCCCGGCCGACACGTCCCGATCGCGATCTCGCGACGCACCAGCTCCCTGACCTGGGCATGGAGATGCATGGGGAGTGATGGATCGAGCCCCTCGGCCACGCGCTCGGCCACTCGCCGGGACGTCGCCCGCGCGCACGGCGGGGAACGGAGGGAGGGACGTTGGACCGCCGATGGGCGCCCCCGTCGTGGGGTCGAGGACGGCTCCAGCGCCCGCTGGAACTCCAGCGCCGCGTGGAGCCGACGCGCCTCCTCGTCCCCGGCGTCGTCCGGTCTCGGGTCGGGCTCCTGGAACAGGTCCAACGCAGACCGCACGTCACCGGGTACCACGCTTCCTTCCGTCACGCGCATCCCCTCCCTCGCGTTTGCGCATCTTTCCGCCCTCGCGCGGGCGCACCTCCCCCCTCGCGCGGGCGCATCTCCCTCCCGCGCGAATCGGCGCCTGGGGTGCACCGTCCCCCACGCCGCTCCTGGCGGGTCGACGCCTATATGTAGAAAACGATGTGCGGGCGATTGATCTGTTGCCATGGATCAATCGGCCGCGCACGCCGATGGCGATCCATGGACGCTCCCACCCCCGCCGCCGTCCGTCCGCCCGGTGCGGGCACGTCACACGTCGCGGGCCTGGATCGCGCGGCGTGGGGGTCGGAGGCGATGGGTGGAGACGTCGAGGGGCGGGGGGGAAGGGTGCCGACGAGAGATGGTCCGTCCGTCGCGGGGAGGGTCGCCACCGCGCGGTGCGCGCTTCGGCCGGACCGGCTTCCCGAACGCGGACGGGGATCCGTGCCGTGAAGCCGCGCACCGGCCAGGAAGGATCACCCTGGCCGGTGCGGCGTCGGAGATGTAGGGCGTCCGGCGGGCCGAACGAGACGCCGCCGGTCAGCGACCGGGCGGCGTCAGATATCGATCGGGGATCCGGTTCTCGGGACGCTCGGCGTCCCAGAAGATCGAGACGATCCAGTAACGCGCCCCGTCGTTCAACAGCTGGATGGAGTTGATTCCACGCTGGAAGGGCTCCGCGTCGTCGGGTCGGTTCTTCGACTGATACGCGCTGAACACATGGACGATGTTGCCGAACGCCTCCGTGGTGCGTCCGATCTCGTCCTCGTAGAAACCGCGCTCCTCCAGGCTGGCACCTGCCGCCTGCGCGTATTCCTGCGGCGACCAGACGCGGTGTCCGACGCCGTTCGGACCGCGGCCGGTGGGAATCAAGCGCGCGCCCTCCGGGATGAAGAGCGAGTGGAACCGGTCCCAATCGCGCGTCTGACCGGCGGGGCCCGAGATGACGTCGTACAGGGCGCCGATGATCGCGTCGAGCGAGCCGACGTCCACCGGGTCGGCCGCAGCACTCTGCGCGCTCACCCCGCGCGTCGCGAAGGGCAGCCAGGAGAGGCCGAGGATCGAGAGCGCGAGGAGCGCGGTGCGGGGACGGATCATGGTACACCTCCAGGGATGGCGGACGGTGTGGCTTGGACCGTACGGGAGGGAAAGAGGTTGCCCGCTCCTGCGCGGTCCCGCGAGCAGGTGGATCTCCTCCAGCAAGAGGTCACGGACGTCGATCTCCGGATGCTCAGGGCGAGCCCGGCGGCCAGCGCGGCAGCGCTCGCCCCGAGGTCCAGGGGACGCCTGCGGCCTCGAGGCGGGCCTCGAGCGCGGGCAGGTCGGTCTCGATGATCTGCTGCGCCTCCCTGTGCACATCCGTGAACGCATCCGCGGCGATACGAACCTGCTGCCGATGGGTCGCCGTGGGTCCCCACTGCCCCCGCCAGTGGCCGCTCACGACCTGATTGACCCGCCCCACGATCCCCGGCATCGTGGGCTCGCTGCGCGCGCCGCGGGTCCGATCCCCGTTGAGCGCCTCCTGTACGTCGAGCAGGCGCAACTCGAGGGCGCGCGCGTCCTGACGGAGCGCTTCCGGCGCGGCCGCGGCCCGATCGAGTGCCCGTTGCAGCGTCCGCACCCGATCGAGGGCGTCGGCGGTCGCGCGCTGGGTGCCGGTGACGGCCCGCAGCAGGGCCCCGGTCTCCTGCTGGAACGCGAGGACCGCCGCGCGGTCCTGGAGCGGGATCGCCGCCTCACCGATCGGTGCGATCTCGAAGGGGACAGGAGCGGTCAGCTCCTGCACCGTTCCGTCCACCCGGCTGGAGAGCGAGACCGTATACCGGCCCGGCAGGGCCATCGGGCCCGCGGAGCCGCCCCCGAACCCTCCGCCTCCTCCGCCCGCGGTGACCGGGGCATAGGAGGGATAGCGGTAGTCCCACGTCGCGCGATGCATCCCCGAGGCGGTGCTTCCACGCACGGTGTTCACGATGGCGCCCTCCGCGTCCCGGATGGTCAGGAACACCTGCGGGTCCGGCTCCCGATCCTCCGCCTCGAGCGCTTCCCAGGTCGGGTACGGCGTATCCTCGCCGCGCCGCTGCGCCGCCTGCTCCTCGGCGCGTCGGACCGCCGACCGAGTGCGCAGGGCGTCGCGCACGAAGTAGGTGAAGGTGACGCCGAACGGCGGGTTGTCGGCCTGGTAGAAGTCGGCTCCCGAGTCGCCGCCCGGGCTCCACTCCAGGTACATGTCGCCCGTACGGACCGGGAAGATGTGGGCGGGGTCGGCCAGCACGTCGGCCGCGCCCCCGCCTGCCA encodes:
- a CDS encoding GntR family transcriptional regulator, which gives rise to MTEGSVVPGDVRSALDLFQEPDPRPDDAGDEEARRLHAALEFQRALEPSSTPRRGRPSAVQRPSLRSPPCARATSRRVAERVAEGLDPSLPMHLHAQVRELVRREIAIGTCRPGAPLPPIRLLASVACVHFHTVRRAYLDLEAEGLVRLRRRVGTVVLERPRIPSPLHPALLLTGRRSPDVAAQAPLFVLTGGDADGPHLVEQVGIQMGRVAVGWPWGVAGEPPPGTLVVSRRLSSAVRRAWPWRSHDLWCVDIVVDDATLDDVRSALRQTGADSVRILAAEWAAGARWALELVSQGIVAADACRVEVRARSARSRGPLATQPGEILLVAPEHRPLEPPAGMQGPGVVLARRRVICGRGTPPPCGP